The Mycolicibacterium duvalii DNA window CGGTGCGGATGCCGAGGACGCGCGCGCGGCGCTGGCCCTGCTCCTGCGTCTGACCGAAGGGGGAGCCGCATGAGACTGCACCGGCTCACGCTGACGAACTACCGCGGAATCACGCACCGCGACATCGAGTTTCCCGACCGCGGCGTGGTGGTGGTCAGCGGGCCCAACGAGACCGGCAAGTCGTCGATGCTCGAAGCCCTCGACCTGCTGCTGGAAGCCAAGGACCGCTCGGCGAGGAAGGAAGTCAAGCAGGTCAAACCCACCCACGCCGACGTGGGCGCCGAGGTCAGCGCCGACATCTCCACCGGTCCGTACCGGTTCGTGTACCGCAAACGGTTCCACAAGCGGCCCGAGACCGAACTGACGGTGCACGCGCCCCGCCGCGAACAGCTCACCGGCGACGAAGCCCACGACCGGGTGCGCGCCATCCTCGCCGAGACCATGGACGTCGACCTGTGGCAGGCCCAGCGAGTGCTGCAGGCGGCGTCGACGTCGGCCGCCGACCTGTCGGGGTCGGATGCGCTGTCGCGGGCACTCGACGTGGTGGCCGGCGAGGTCGACGACCAGCCCGCCTCCGCGGGCGGTCTCGAGACGCTGCTGATCGACCGTATCGACGAGGAGTACCGGCGCTACTTCACCTCCACCGGCCGCGCCACCGGGGAGTGGGCGGCGGCCGCGGCTCGGCTGCGCGCCGCCGACGAGGCGGCCGCCCGATGCGCAGCCGAGGTCACCGAGGTCGAGGAGGCGGTCCGTCGTCACGCCGCCCTCACCGCCGAGCTGGCCGGGCTGAAGGACGAGAAGGCCAGAACCACTGAGGAATTGGACCAGGCCCGTCTCACCGCGCAGAAGATCGCGGCGCTGCACAGCGAGGTCGAACGGGCAGCGGTCTTCGCCAAGGCCGCCACGGACACCGCTACGGCCTCCGGTACGGCCTGGCGCGAGCGGTGCCGGTGCCGCGCCGACGTCGAGGACCGCGCCGCGGCCATCGCCGAGTTGCAGACCGCAGCGGAGACCGCGGCCGAGGCACACGACACCGCGGTCGAAATGCAGCTGGCCGCCGACGCGACCGCCGAGCAGGCCCGGGCGGGGCTGGAGGCCGCTCAGCGGCGTCTGGATGCCGCGCACGCGGCGGTGCAGCGGCTCACCGACCGCGAGACTCTGGCGCGGCTGACCGGTCGGCTGAGTGCGCTGGAACAGCACTCGCGGACCCTCGAGGAAGCGCGCCGTGAACTCGCCGCGGTCGTTCTCAGCGACGCGCTGATGGCGACGATCGATGACGCGGCCGCCGCGGTGGCGCAGGCCGCCGCTGCCGCCGAGCAGGCCTCGGCCCATGTGGAGTTGGTGGCGTCCGCCGACATCGAGGTCCACATCGCCGGGAAGCCGGTGAGGTTGCGTGCCGGCGACCGCTGGGAATCCGCGATCACCGGGACCACCGGCGTCGATGTCGCCGGGCTGCTGTCGATGCGGGTCGTTCCGGGTGCGCCGGCGGCCACCACGCAGGCCGACCTCGACCACGCCACCGCGACACTGCGCGAAGCGCTGGGCCGGGCGGGCGCCGCCGACGTCGCCGAGGCGCGCGCGCTTCACCGGCGCCGCGCAGAACTGCAGGCAGCGGTCAAGGAGCACACCGCGATCCTGCAGGCGCTGACCGCAGAGGGTGACGCCGCCCAGGTACGCGAACAGATCGCCGAGCTGCGTGCCCGGCAGGCCGAGAACGACAACACCGCCAACCACAACGCCAACCACGAGGACGCCGCCCACGACGAGACACCGGAGCCGGTCGCGCTGCGCGCCGAGCTGGCCGCGGCTGTGGCCGCACACCAGCAGGCGCGCAACGACTGCGAGACCCAGCGCAAGCTCGCCGAGGAGACCGGCAAGCTCGTCGCCGACCGGGGGTTGCGGGCCGCGCGCGCCAAGGAGAAGCTGCAGGCCGCTCGCGACGAGCTGGCAGTCGCCGAACAACGACTGGCGAGCCAGCGCGCCCAGGCGCCCGACGACGAGCTCACGGCCAAGGCCGACACCGACGACCGGGCCGCCCGCCTCGCCGACGCCGCGGTGACCCGGCTGCGTGACGAATGGGCCGGGCACCATCCCGACGCGGTGGCCGCCGCGCTGCAGCAGGCGCAGGACGCCGACACCGCGGCGACCGCGCGCTACGCCGAGACCTTCGAGGCGCTGCGCGAGGTGGCCGCCGCGCTGAAGGTGTACGGATCCGAAGGCCGTCGCAGCGCACTCGACGCGGCCGAGGCCGAGCGCCAACACGCCGAGAGCGAGTACCAGCGGGTGCAGCGCCGCGCCCAGGCCGCGCAACTGCTGAGGACGGTGATGGGCCGGCACCGCGACACCATGCGGATGCGCTATGTCGATCCATTCCGCGGCGAGGTCGAGCGTCTGGGCCGGCTCGTGTTCGGGGAGAGCTTCGAAGTCGACGTCGACAGCGATCTGCGCATCGGGGCCCGCACCTTGTCGGGGCGCACCGTGCCCTACGAGTCGCTGTCCGGGGGCGCCAAAGAACAGCTGGGCATCGTCGCCAGGCTCGCTGGAGCGGCGCTGGTCGCCAAGGAGGACAGCGTTCCGGTCGTCATCGACGATGCGCTGGGTTTCACCGACCCCGATCGGCTGGCCAGAATGGCCGAGGTGTTCGACACCGTCGCCGGCGACGGACAGGTCATCATTTTGACCTGCAGCCCCCAGCGGTACGCCGACATCCGCAGTGCCTGTCATATCGAGCTGGCCGGCTCGCTCTAGACTCCGGCCCGTGGACGCCGATTACGTCATCGTCGGAACTGGAGCCGCGGGAGCGGTCTTAGCCAACCGCCTCAGCGCCGACCCGTCGGTGCGGGTCGTCGTGCTCGAAGCCGGGCCGCGCGACAGGGACCCGTTCGTCCACATCCCCGCCGGGTTCTCCCGTCTGATGCGCGGCCGGCTGGACTGGGACTACCTGACCGAGCCGCAGCAGGGCCTCGGCGGTCGGCGC harbors:
- a CDS encoding AAA family ATPase, giving the protein MRLHRLTLTNYRGITHRDIEFPDRGVVVVSGPNETGKSSMLEALDLLLEAKDRSARKEVKQVKPTHADVGAEVSADISTGPYRFVYRKRFHKRPETELTVHAPRREQLTGDEAHDRVRAILAETMDVDLWQAQRVLQAASTSAADLSGSDALSRALDVVAGEVDDQPASAGGLETLLIDRIDEEYRRYFTSTGRATGEWAAAAARLRAADEAAARCAAEVTEVEEAVRRHAALTAELAGLKDEKARTTEELDQARLTAQKIAALHSEVERAAVFAKAATDTATASGTAWRERCRCRADVEDRAAAIAELQTAAETAAEAHDTAVEMQLAADATAEQARAGLEAAQRRLDAAHAAVQRLTDRETLARLTGRLSALEQHSRTLEEARRELAAVVLSDALMATIDDAAAAVAQAAAAAEQASAHVELVASADIEVHIAGKPVRLRAGDRWESAITGTTGVDVAGLLSMRVVPGAPAATTQADLDHATATLREALGRAGAADVAEARALHRRRAELQAAVKEHTAILQALTAEGDAAQVREQIAELRARQAENDNTANHNANHEDAAHDETPEPVALRAELAAAVAAHQQARNDCETQRKLAEETGKLVADRGLRAARAKEKLQAARDELAVAEQRLASQRAQAPDDELTAKADTDDRAARLADAAVTRLRDEWAGHHPDAVAAALQQAQDADTAATARYAETFEALREVAAALKVYGSEGRRSALDAAEAERQHAESEYQRVQRRAQAAQLLRTVMGRHRDTMRMRYVDPFRGEVERLGRLVFGESFEVDVDSDLRIGARTLSGRTVPYESLSGGAKEQLGIVARLAGAALVAKEDSVPVVIDDALGFTDPDRLARMAEVFDTVAGDGQVIILTCSPQRYADIRSACHIELAGSL